In Horticoccus luteus, the following proteins share a genomic window:
- a CDS encoding endo-1,4-beta-xylanase has protein sequence MNLPRFLLPLLALACALQAKTALPAGEPLLAGDAMNAFSLRTQPAAKDHVRFSKVDVNGPGFTRAWSVATLVESPLDSIELRATTARVVKRGDVALLHFFARATKISDETGGARVYVVVRRNGVAWNSSFECDYNFGHEWQEVWVPFAFEEDFAAGEAAIMLRFGFEPQTLEIGGLDVVYYGQTQSLASLPRTRFTYAGREADAPWRKAALARIERMRKSDFAIEVVDSGGKPIPRARVHVDQQRSAFQWGTALQMERLVVDTPDNLRYREIGEELFNSASTENDLKWPVWLGEWDGNFSRPQTLAGLRWLKAHGFHTRGHVLVWPGEKNLPRGIQERLGTDRQSEIPGLVVDHMREITRATKGLIDEWDVLNEPFTNGDLMRVFGDQIMPEWFKVAHEEIPGVPLYLNDFSNHDRTTDAAHVAFFERTARYLLEHGAPLGGLGLQAHFNGHPNAPENILAVLDHYRDEFHLPVRMTEFDVWTNDEELQADFTRDFLILSFSHPSVVGVQFWGFWETAHWRPSAAMFRADWSEKPNAKVYRDLVLTQWRTHLAGETDGAGRWAERGFQGDYVVTVESEGKRVTHVFALPASAERARWRIVLP, from the coding sequence ATGAACTTGCCGCGCTTTCTCCTCCCGCTCCTTGCCCTCGCTTGCGCGCTGCAGGCAAAGACGGCGCTGCCGGCAGGGGAACCGTTGCTGGCGGGCGATGCGATGAATGCGTTTTCCTTGCGCACGCAACCGGCGGCGAAAGACCACGTGCGTTTTTCGAAGGTGGACGTGAATGGCCCAGGGTTCACTCGCGCCTGGTCCGTGGCCACGCTGGTGGAGTCGCCCCTGGACTCGATCGAACTTCGCGCAACAACGGCGCGCGTGGTGAAGCGGGGCGACGTGGCGTTGCTGCACTTCTTCGCGCGCGCGACCAAGATTTCCGACGAGACGGGTGGCGCGCGGGTCTATGTCGTGGTGCGGCGCAACGGCGTGGCGTGGAACAGCAGCTTCGAGTGCGACTACAATTTCGGTCACGAATGGCAGGAAGTGTGGGTGCCGTTTGCGTTTGAAGAGGACTTCGCGGCGGGCGAGGCGGCGATCATGCTTCGTTTTGGCTTCGAACCGCAGACGCTGGAGATTGGCGGATTGGATGTCGTCTATTACGGGCAAACGCAGTCGCTCGCGTCGCTGCCGCGCACGCGGTTCACCTACGCCGGGCGCGAGGCGGATGCGCCGTGGCGGAAGGCGGCGCTCGCGCGCATTGAGCGGATGCGCAAAAGCGATTTTGCGATCGAGGTCGTCGACTCCGGCGGAAAACCCATTCCGCGGGCGCGCGTGCACGTTGACCAGCAGCGGTCCGCGTTTCAATGGGGCACGGCGTTGCAAATGGAACGCCTCGTCGTGGATACGCCCGACAACCTGCGTTACCGCGAAATCGGGGAAGAGCTCTTCAATTCCGCGAGCACCGAGAATGACTTGAAGTGGCCGGTGTGGCTCGGCGAATGGGACGGCAATTTTTCCCGGCCACAGACCTTGGCGGGACTGCGCTGGTTGAAGGCGCATGGCTTCCACACGCGTGGTCACGTGCTCGTCTGGCCGGGAGAAAAGAATTTGCCGCGCGGCATTCAGGAACGCCTCGGCACTGACCGGCAGAGCGAGATTCCCGGCCTCGTGGTCGATCACATGCGCGAGATCACGCGGGCGACGAAGGGACTCATTGACGAATGGGATGTGCTCAATGAACCGTTCACCAACGGCGACCTCATGCGGGTGTTTGGCGATCAGATCATGCCGGAGTGGTTCAAGGTCGCGCACGAAGAGATTCCGGGTGTGCCCTTGTATCTGAACGATTTTTCCAACCATGACCGCACGACCGACGCCGCGCACGTGGCGTTTTTCGAGCGCACCGCCCGCTATCTGCTCGAGCACGGCGCGCCACTCGGCGGACTCGGATTGCAGGCGCATTTCAACGGCCATCCGAATGCGCCGGAAAATATTCTAGCGGTGCTTGATCATTATCGGGACGAGTTTCATTTGCCCGTGCGCATGACTGAGTTCGACGTCTGGACGAACGACGAGGAGCTGCAGGCGGACTTCACGCGCGATTTTCTCATCCTGAGTTTCAGCCACCCGAGTGTGGTCGGCGTGCAGTTTTGGGGTTTCTGGGAGACGGCACATTGGCGTCCGTCGGCGGCAATGTTTCGCGCGGACTGGAGCGAGAAGCCCAACGCGAAGGTTTACCGCGACTTGGTTTTGACGCAGTGGCGGACGCACCTCGCAGGCGAGACGGACGGCGCCGGGCGCTGGGCCGAGCGCGGGTTCCAGGGCGATTACGTGGTCACGGTTGAAAGTGAAGGGAAACGCGTCACGCACGTCTTTGCGTTGCCGGCCTCGGCCGAGCGCGCGCGTTGGCGCATCGTGCTGCCATGA
- a CDS encoding SGNH/GDSL hydrolase family protein, which translates to MLTTFFAAATAGMWLGRRAAFSAAIIALFVAPCRADGGHWIGTWATSPVAQSAEKDGPAQAGVTLRQIVHVSLGGDAVRLRFSNAFGETPLGFRTVHIALAGVDGAIVPGTDQTVRFAGRGDVVLPPGAAYISDPVKLSVHAQADVAITVQFDRVPAVLTMHGGARTRSFWDVGGEVTAEKLTAAKAIEHWYFIQGLDVYTDAPDAAAVMVLGDSITDGYGTKTDQNGRWPDELVRLFQKRPDIVPLGVLNLGIGGNRLLRDGLGSNALARFDRDVLTPPGTRWLLVFEGINDIGTRLDARRHGSDFAKADDIIAALQQIVTRARAHGLRVLGGTITPYEGADFYFSSDGEADREKVNAWIRTSGAFDAVVDFDAALRDPDHPSRLAPAYDSGDHLHPSAAGARRLAETVEPKLFISESRP; encoded by the coding sequence ATGCTCACGACCTTTTTTGCTGCGGCCACGGCTGGGATGTGGTTGGGGCGGCGGGCCGCCTTTAGTGCCGCGATCATCGCGCTCTTCGTCGCTCCGTGTCGGGCGGACGGAGGACATTGGATTGGCACGTGGGCGACTTCGCCGGTAGCGCAGTCCGCTGAGAAAGATGGGCCGGCGCAGGCTGGGGTGACTTTGCGCCAGATCGTGCATGTATCCCTCGGCGGCGACGCGGTTCGTCTCCGATTTTCCAACGCCTTCGGTGAAACGCCTCTTGGTTTCCGCACGGTGCATATCGCGCTAGCGGGCGTGGATGGCGCGATCGTGCCTGGCACGGACCAAACGGTGAGATTTGCGGGCCGAGGCGATGTCGTTCTTCCGCCGGGCGCCGCTTACATTTCCGATCCGGTGAAACTCTCCGTCCATGCGCAGGCCGACGTCGCGATCACGGTGCAGTTTGACCGGGTGCCGGCGGTGCTGACGATGCATGGAGGAGCCCGCACCCGCTCCTTTTGGGACGTTGGGGGCGAGGTGACGGCGGAGAAGTTGACCGCGGCGAAAGCGATTGAGCATTGGTATTTCATCCAGGGCCTCGATGTGTACACCGATGCGCCGGATGCTGCCGCCGTGATGGTATTGGGCGACTCGATCACGGATGGCTACGGGACCAAGACGGATCAGAACGGGCGGTGGCCGGACGAGTTGGTTCGCTTATTCCAGAAACGCCCCGATATCGTTCCGCTCGGCGTGCTCAATCTCGGCATCGGTGGCAATCGCCTGCTCCGGGATGGTCTCGGTTCGAATGCGCTCGCGCGCTTTGATCGCGATGTCCTCACGCCGCCGGGCACCCGTTGGCTCCTAGTTTTTGAAGGCATCAATGACATTGGCACGCGGCTGGATGCGCGGCGCCACGGCTCGGACTTCGCCAAGGCTGACGACATCATTGCGGCCTTGCAGCAGATCGTGACGCGCGCCCGCGCGCACGGCCTCCGCGTCTTGGGCGGGACCATCACGCCTTACGAAGGCGCCGATTTCTATTTCTCGTCCGATGGTGAAGCAGACCGAGAGAAGGTGAACGCGTGGATTCGGACGAGCGGAGCATTCGATGCGGTCGTCGACTTTGATGCGGCGCTACGCGATCCCGACCATCCCTCGCGCCTCGCACCCGCTTACGACAGCGGGGACCACTTGCACCCGTCGGCTGCCGGCGCCCGCCGTCTCGCGGAGACCGTCGAACCCAAACTCTTTATTTCCGAAAGTCGTCCATGA
- a CDS encoding glycosyl hydrolase 115 family protein produces MTARWRSWGRVFAVLLGLAWCGLASLAAAPLKRVALVFDDGPRPEDAGPLLALLAKEKVAATFSLVGDSVQENPAEARAIAAQDCEIVNHSQTHSHPGALNDAALDREIIGAQKLLTSTLGSAPRWYWPPFLEADDRVRATAARAGLSVYVPRHLVVSQDYDRAVTAAEIYRRATTDVRDGSVILFHEWRAETRAQLPAIIAELRRQGCGFFTFSGLAAALTAGPVARSSTTAAKRFSLVERGVATPLVVAEGDWAGVRRAAGDLRTDIGRATGKTPVLTTTLPAAKTVVLAGTVGRSALIDELVAHGKLDVSGIRGRWEAFQIEVVDRPLPGVERALVIAGSDKRGTIYGLYEISRRIGVSPWAWWADVPVAQQDEIFLSAERIVEPGPTVKYRGIFLNDEAPALTGWAKEKFGGLNHAFYAHVFELLLRLRANYLWPAMWNNAFNEDDPDNARLADEYGIVMGTSHHEPMLRAQQEWKRHGHGAWNYATNGETLRKFWSDGLRRNRDFESIITIGMRGDGDEAMTEGTNVALLEQIVADQRKIIRDTMGRPPAEVPQLWALYKEVQAYYEHGMRVPDDVTLLWCDDNWGNLRRLPTAAERTRRGGAGVYYHFDYVGDPRNYKWLNTIPLTKIWEQMHLAWRYGADRIWIVNVGDLKPMEFPIEFFLTYAWRPEAIGYHQLGDYARAWAARQFGATAADEVADLINGYTKLNGRRKPEMLAPDTFSLVNYDEAERVLAEWRGLEARARALSKELPAEARAAFFQLVQQPIEACRIVNELVITAGRNRLHAVQGRASTNAEAARARALFAEDAALTAQWDAMLDGKWRHMMDQTHLGYTSWQQPIRNAMPAVTELQVPERGELGVAVEGDPAARPGDYPIPAEAKLPPLSPWGPAWRWIDVFNRGHAPVHFSIEANAPWLKVSVTKGDLGPDVRVAVSVDWSALKPGVQEATLTVRGDGGEPPIVVKVPIDCRPVTGHGFVELDGHVAIEAPNFSRAQGANGATWKVLPDFGRMLGGVTTWPVTASADELGKGARLDYDVFFRSTGEFVVELQCAPTFDFQPGQPREFAVSLDDQPPAPVKLGLTATDHEWEQAVGDGVKRVTARIQVDRPGEHVLKIWRMTAGVVIERILIDTGGMRRSYLGPVESGRGRP; encoded by the coding sequence ATGACGGCGCGGTGGCGTTCATGGGGCCGAGTGTTCGCGGTGCTGCTTGGTTTGGCGTGGTGCGGCCTCGCGTCCCTGGCGGCCGCGCCGCTCAAGCGCGTCGCATTGGTCTTTGACGACGGTCCGCGGCCCGAGGATGCCGGACCGTTGCTGGCGCTGTTGGCGAAAGAGAAAGTGGCGGCGACATTCTCGCTGGTCGGCGACAGCGTGCAGGAAAACCCGGCCGAAGCGCGCGCGATCGCCGCGCAGGACTGCGAAATCGTCAATCACTCGCAGACGCACTCGCATCCGGGCGCGCTCAACGATGCGGCGCTGGACCGGGAAATCATCGGCGCGCAGAAATTACTGACGTCGACGCTGGGGAGTGCGCCGCGTTGGTATTGGCCGCCGTTTCTGGAGGCGGATGATCGTGTGCGCGCGACGGCGGCCAGGGCGGGACTCTCGGTTTATGTGCCGAGACACCTAGTCGTTTCACAGGACTACGATCGAGCGGTGACTGCGGCGGAGATTTATCGTCGGGCAACGACGGACGTTCGCGATGGTTCGGTGATTCTCTTTCACGAATGGCGGGCGGAAACGCGCGCGCAATTGCCGGCGATCATCGCGGAACTACGTCGGCAAGGTTGCGGGTTCTTCACGTTTTCCGGATTGGCGGCGGCGTTGACGGCGGGCCCGGTCGCGCGTTCTTCAACGACGGCGGCGAAGCGTTTTTCGCTGGTGGAACGGGGCGTCGCGACTCCGTTGGTGGTCGCGGAAGGCGATTGGGCAGGCGTGCGTCGGGCCGCCGGCGATCTGCGCACAGACATCGGCCGCGCGACGGGAAAGACGCCGGTTTTGACGACAACTCTGCCGGCGGCGAAGACCGTGGTGCTGGCAGGCACGGTGGGACGAAGTGCGCTGATCGATGAGCTGGTCGCGCATGGGAAGCTCGACGTGTCGGGCATTCGCGGGCGGTGGGAGGCGTTTCAGATTGAAGTCGTCGACCGGCCGCTGCCGGGCGTGGAACGAGCGCTCGTGATCGCGGGCAGCGACAAACGCGGCACGATTTATGGACTCTACGAGATTTCGCGACGGATCGGCGTCTCGCCGTGGGCGTGGTGGGCCGACGTGCCGGTGGCGCAGCAGGACGAGATTTTCCTTTCGGCGGAACGCATCGTGGAGCCGGGTCCGACCGTGAAATACCGGGGCATATTTCTGAACGACGAGGCGCCGGCGCTGACGGGGTGGGCGAAGGAGAAGTTTGGCGGATTGAACCACGCGTTCTACGCGCACGTATTCGAACTGCTGCTGCGGTTACGCGCGAATTACCTGTGGCCGGCGATGTGGAACAACGCGTTTAATGAGGATGATCCCGACAACGCGCGCCTCGCCGACGAGTATGGCATCGTCATGGGCACGTCGCACCACGAGCCGATGCTGCGGGCGCAGCAGGAGTGGAAACGCCACGGCCACGGTGCGTGGAATTACGCGACCAACGGCGAGACGTTGCGCAAATTCTGGAGCGACGGACTGCGGCGCAACCGAGACTTCGAGAGCATTATCACGATCGGCATGCGCGGGGACGGCGACGAGGCGATGACGGAAGGGACGAACGTTGCGTTGTTGGAGCAGATCGTGGCGGATCAGCGCAAAATCATTCGCGACACGATGGGACGTCCGCCCGCCGAGGTCCCGCAGCTCTGGGCGTTATATAAAGAAGTGCAGGCCTACTACGAACACGGGATGCGCGTGCCGGACGATGTCACGCTGCTTTGGTGCGACGACAATTGGGGCAATCTTCGCCGTCTGCCGACCGCAGCGGAACGGACGCGCCGCGGTGGGGCGGGAGTTTACTATCACTTCGATTACGTGGGCGATCCGCGGAACTACAAATGGTTGAACACGATTCCGCTCACCAAGATTTGGGAGCAAATGCACCTGGCGTGGCGTTACGGCGCCGATCGGATTTGGATCGTCAATGTCGGGGACCTGAAACCGATGGAGTTTCCGATCGAATTCTTCCTGACGTATGCGTGGCGGCCGGAGGCGATCGGCTACCACCAGCTTGGCGACTATGCGCGCGCCTGGGCGGCGCGGCAGTTCGGCGCGACGGCGGCCGATGAGGTGGCGGATTTGATCAACGGTTACACGAAGCTCAATGGCCGGCGGAAGCCGGAGATGCTCGCACCGGATACGTTTAGTCTCGTGAACTACGACGAGGCGGAACGCGTGCTGGCGGAGTGGCGCGGTTTGGAGGCGCGCGCGAGAGCTTTGAGCAAGGAGCTGCCGGCGGAGGCTCGGGCGGCGTTTTTCCAGTTGGTGCAGCAGCCGATCGAAGCGTGCCGAATCGTCAATGAGCTCGTCATCACGGCGGGCCGGAACCGCCTCCATGCGGTGCAAGGGCGCGCTTCGACGAATGCGGAGGCCGCACGGGCGAGGGCGCTGTTCGCTGAGGATGCCGCGCTGACGGCGCAGTGGGACGCGATGCTCGACGGCAAGTGGCGTCACATGATGGATCAGACGCATCTGGGCTACACGTCGTGGCAACAACCGATTCGCAACGCGATGCCCGCGGTCACCGAGTTGCAGGTGCCGGAGCGCGGCGAACTGGGTGTCGCCGTTGAAGGCGATCCGGCGGCGCGGCCGGGCGACTATCCGATTCCGGCGGAGGCGAAACTTCCGCCGTTGAGTCCCTGGGGGCCGGCCTGGCGATGGATTGATGTCTTCAACCGCGGACACGCGCCGGTGCATTTTTCGATCGAGGCGAATGCGCCGTGGCTGAAGGTCAGCGTGACGAAGGGCGACCTCGGTCCGGATGTGCGCGTGGCGGTGTCGGTGGATTGGTCGGCGTTGAAGCCTGGCGTGCAGGAGGCCACGTTGACGGTGCGCGGCGACGGCGGAGAGCCGCCGATCGTGGTGAAGGTGCCGATTGACTGCCGTCCTGTGACGGGGCACGGCTTCGTGGAACTCGACGGCCATGTGGCGATTGAGGCGCCGAACTTTTCTCGCGCGCAGGGAGCAAATGGCGCGACGTGGAAAGTGTTGCCTGACTTTGGACGAATGTTGGGCGGGGTGACGACATGGCCGGTGACGGCGTCGGCGGACGAACTGGGAAAGGGAGCGCGTTTGGACTACGACGTCTTCTTCCGTTCCACGGGCGAATTTGTGGTCGAACTGCAGTGCGCGCCGACGTTCGACTTTCAACCGGGGCAACCGCGGGAATTCGCCGTGTCGCTCGATGATCAGCCGCCGGCGCCGGTCAAACTGGGGCTCACGGCGACCGATCACGAATGGGAGCAGGCGGTGGGCGACGGCGTGAAGCGCGTGACCGCGCGCATCCAAGTCGATCGTCCCGGTGAGCACGTCTTGAAAATCTGGCGGATGACGGCGGGCGTGGTGATCGAGCGGATCTTGATCGACACGGGCGGAATGAGACGGAGTTATCTCGGGCCGGTCGAAAGCGGTCGCGGCCGGCCTTGA
- a CDS encoding glycoside hydrolase family 3 C-terminal domain-containing protein, translated as MSDAVKSFPFRDANAPLADRMEDLVHRFTLAEKIDQLGHENRAVERLGIVAYNWWSEACHGVGRNGRATVFPQVIAQAATWNRELVQRIAAAVADEARAKHHAAARAGAHGQQYQGLTFWAPNINIFRDPRWGRGQETFGEDPYLTGELGLANVRGLQGDDPRYLKVAACAKHFAVHSGPEHTRHEFDARPTPKDLYETYLPAFEKLVRGGVEAVMGAYNRVFGEPACASPFLLGEILRGRWGFKGHVVSDCGAIDDFHLHHHVTQDSAESAALAVRHGCDLNCGCTFQDLAFAVRCGQITEAEIDVALRRLLATKFKLGLFDPPAAVPYTQVPMAVVDADEHRALARRAAAESFVLLKNSGGVLPLPRDVRSMLVVGPTAANVGVMLGNYYGMSPRIVTFAEGIVARAPEGCRVMYRPGCPLAQEGAPGINYTFGDAAMADVVVAVLGLDPTLEGEEGDAVASPVGGDRVRIELPENQREFLRELRRHAKKLILVLTGGSALAAPDEHEWADAVLYAWYAGCEGGTALADVLFGDVAPSGRLPFTVPRRTEDLPAFDDYAMQGRTYKFCEIEPLYPFGFGLGYAPVNYESLRLRAVQLKEGEALSFTVSVRNSGATAAWETVECYLIPPRGRVDAARAELVEFRKVNLAPGAVVAVDFSVPAGALYQINADGQREWRAGRYQLHVGAASPGRRSLALGAPAPVTAEVEFA; from the coding sequence ATGAGTGATGCTGTGAAATCCTTCCCGTTTCGCGATGCCAACGCGCCGCTTGCGGACCGCATGGAAGATCTGGTGCACCGGTTTACGCTCGCGGAAAAAATCGATCAATTGGGTCACGAGAACCGGGCGGTCGAACGTCTCGGAATCGTGGCGTACAACTGGTGGAGCGAGGCCTGCCACGGGGTCGGGCGCAACGGGCGGGCGACCGTCTTCCCTCAGGTGATTGCGCAGGCGGCGACGTGGAATCGGGAACTGGTCCAACGCATTGCGGCGGCGGTGGCGGATGAAGCGAGGGCGAAGCATCACGCTGCGGCGCGGGCGGGAGCGCACGGTCAACAATACCAAGGCCTCACGTTCTGGGCCCCCAATATAAATATATTTCGCGACCCTCGATGGGGCCGTGGGCAGGAGACGTTCGGCGAAGATCCGTATCTCACGGGTGAACTCGGTCTCGCCAACGTCCGGGGTTTGCAGGGGGACGATCCACGTTATCTCAAAGTTGCGGCGTGCGCGAAGCACTTCGCCGTCCATTCCGGCCCGGAGCACACGCGGCATGAATTTGACGCGCGGCCGACGCCGAAGGACTTATATGAAACGTATCTCCCCGCGTTTGAGAAACTGGTGCGTGGCGGGGTGGAGGCCGTGATGGGCGCCTATAATCGCGTGTTCGGCGAGCCGGCGTGCGCGAGTCCGTTTCTTCTCGGCGAAATCCTCCGCGGGCGATGGGGCTTCAAGGGCCACGTCGTGAGCGATTGCGGGGCGATTGATGATTTTCATCTGCACCATCACGTCACGCAGGATTCGGCGGAGTCGGCGGCGCTCGCGGTGCGTCACGGCTGTGACTTGAACTGTGGCTGTACGTTTCAAGACCTCGCGTTCGCGGTGCGGTGCGGCCAGATCACCGAGGCGGAGATCGATGTGGCGCTGAGGCGGCTGCTCGCGACGAAGTTCAAGCTGGGGCTGTTCGATCCACCGGCCGCCGTGCCTTACACCCAAGTTCCCATGGCGGTCGTCGATGCGGATGAACATCGTGCGCTCGCGCGCCGCGCGGCGGCGGAGTCGTTCGTATTACTGAAGAACAGTGGCGGGGTGCTCCCGCTGCCTCGGGATGTGCGCAGCATGCTGGTCGTGGGGCCGACGGCAGCGAATGTCGGAGTGATGCTGGGAAATTATTACGGGATGAGTCCGCGGATCGTCACGTTTGCCGAAGGGATTGTCGCGCGCGCACCGGAAGGCTGCCGGGTGATGTATCGGCCGGGATGTCCGCTCGCGCAAGAGGGGGCGCCCGGCATCAATTACACCTTTGGCGACGCCGCGATGGCGGACGTCGTGGTCGCGGTGCTCGGGCTCGATCCGACGCTGGAAGGCGAGGAGGGCGATGCCGTGGCTTCGCCGGTGGGCGGGGATCGCGTGCGGATTGAGTTGCCGGAGAACCAGAGGGAATTTCTCCGGGAGCTGAGGCGACACGCCAAAAAGCTCATTCTCGTGCTGACGGGCGGAAGTGCGCTCGCGGCGCCCGATGAGCATGAGTGGGCGGACGCGGTGCTGTATGCGTGGTATGCCGGTTGCGAGGGCGGCACAGCGCTCGCTGACGTTTTGTTTGGCGACGTGGCGCCGTCGGGCCGCCTGCCGTTTACGGTGCCGCGGCGCACGGAGGATTTGCCGGCGTTTGACGATTACGCGATGCAGGGGCGCACCTACAAATTTTGCGAGATCGAGCCGCTGTATCCGTTCGGGTTCGGACTGGGCTATGCGCCCGTAAACTACGAATCGCTTCGGCTCCGCGCTGTGCAGTTGAAGGAGGGAGAGGCACTATCGTTCACGGTCAGTGTGCGGAACAGCGGTGCGACGGCGGCGTGGGAGACGGTGGAATGTTATTTGATCCCGCCCAGGGGAAGAGTCGATGCGGCGCGCGCGGAACTCGTGGAGTTTCGCAAAGTGAATCTCGCGCCCGGCGCAGTCGTAGCGGTGGATTTCAGCGTGCCAGCCGGTGCGCTCTATCAAATCAATGCGGACGGCCAACGCGAGTGGCGGGCGGGCCGTTACCAGTTGCACGTGGGCGCCGCGTCTCCTGGTCGCCGGTCGCTGGCCCTCGGTGCGCCTGCTCCCGTCACCGCCGAGGTGGAGTTCGCTTGA